In Halobacteriovorax sp. DA5, a genomic segment contains:
- a CDS encoding LysM peptidoglycan-binding domain-containing protein yields MKKINLISILFINLIFQSCSIDVYKFVSEEDSSIEDDTLVLTQDDLVFNLGTVSEKTKLLRSDTIYEDIPKSNLIEKEISMKGSRTPASSDLSYDLYEVQEFDTAMKVAFYLYKDIRKWKEIRDLNGSVDMYVGQTIKVPRIPENLNYVRPEGEPYLIKKDDTLGKISQGVYEGNSRFWINIWDNNKEIIDDYDLIFPGFTLYYKDYATVKKEYRAVRAKYDFSNPKRREISSEKIIKQ; encoded by the coding sequence GTGAAAAAAATCAATCTTATTTCAATTTTATTTATTAATCTTATTTTTCAATCTTGTTCAATTGATGTTTACAAATTTGTTTCTGAAGAGGATTCGTCTATTGAGGATGATACTCTTGTCCTTACTCAGGATGATCTAGTTTTTAATCTAGGTACTGTTAGTGAAAAAACTAAACTTCTTCGCTCTGATACAATCTATGAAGATATTCCTAAAAGTAATCTTATTGAAAAAGAAATTTCAATGAAGGGATCAAGAACTCCTGCTTCGTCTGATCTGAGTTATGACCTATATGAAGTTCAAGAGTTTGATACCGCCATGAAAGTTGCATTTTATCTTTATAAAGATATTCGTAAATGGAAAGAAATTAGGGATTTAAATGGATCAGTAGATATGTATGTTGGGCAAACAATTAAGGTTCCTCGAATTCCTGAAAATTTAAATTATGTAAGACCAGAAGGTGAGCCATACCTTATAAAAAAGGATGATACCCTTGGGAAAATTTCTCAAGGAGTTTACGAAGGTAATAGTCGATTCTGGATTAATATTTGGGATAATAATAAAGAGATCATTGATGATTACGATTTAATTTTTCCAGGCTTCACTTTATATTACAAAGATTATGCAACGGTTAAGAAAGAATATCGTGCAGTAAGAGCGAAGTATGATTTTTCAAATCCAAAAAGAAGAGAGATCAGTTCTGAAAAAATTATTAAGCAATAG